A portion of the Paenibacillus hamazuiensis genome contains these proteins:
- a CDS encoding VOC family protein, whose translation MSVKLKRVAIFVGQMKRALDFYRMLGLEIPENADEEHHVEVEQNGLRLAFGTWESAKVVFDGLEEPVGNRIELAFQFDSREVLDELYRQLTADGYTGCRGPRDTPWGERYAIVKDPDGNLISLVA comes from the coding sequence ATGTCGGTTAAGTTAAAAAGAGTCGCGATTTTCGTGGGACAGATGAAAAGGGCTTTGGATTTCTATCGTATGTTGGGATTGGAAATACCGGAAAACGCCGACGAAGAACATCACGTGGAGGTGGAGCAAAACGGACTTCGCTTGGCTTTCGGCACATGGGAATCGGCGAAAGTCGTTTTTGACGGCCTGGAAGAGCCTGTCGGAAATCGGATCGAACTCGCATTTCAGTTCGACAGTCGCGAAGTGCTGGACGAACTGTACCGCCAATTGACGGCGGATGGATATACCGGATGTCGCGGGCCGCGGGATACGCCTTGGGGGGAGCGTTACGCGATTGTAAAGGATCCCGATGGCAATTTAATTAGTCTTGTCGCTTAA